The Arachis duranensis cultivar V14167 chromosome 9, aradu.V14167.gnm2.J7QH, whole genome shotgun sequence genomic sequence cgaGGATTTATATATATTTCCCCTACATATTTAAGAATAatcattattgttattttagttCTTATCGTTTAAGTTTGATTTAGTAAatctttgatttttaatttcacTTATATCATTGAGTCGTAAGGATTTTCTTACGTTTTAAACTTCTATTATCCATTTTCATAGTAAATAACATGGCAATGAATAACTAATTACAATATATGAAGCTAAATATCAAAACTAAATCTCTATTATAAAGGAATATTTATAAGGTTGGGTTTGTTTACAGATTATTAGAATATTTAGAGAcactaatttaatatattttatattgtttaatagaaataaataacataaagatactaacaaaagtataattttctaaaattttttattatttttattaattttttatactgtttattgttaaataaaataaaaatattaatttttatatttctatcatttatattttatatctcaTTCTCAGTATATTGACTTATGCTATATTCGTAATTAAATGCAGTCTAAGATCCAATAAACAGAGTTAAATGAGATATTATTGAACGAAATTGATACATTGAACGAAAAGATTCattgaggaaaaagaaaaaagtgaaaaagaatgcAGTTTATGGCAGCTCAAAAGTTCCCGGAAGAAAGTGAAATCCACGTGTAGAAAACTCATTTTCTCTGCTGCATTAGGAGTGGAATTGGGAACAGAAAAATCAACCCGTGAATTATTATTGGAATGCATGATGAATGCTATTATCATTGATGATGACAATCACAAAACAAAATGACACTCactttttctttacttgtttctTAGCTACTTATCTTCATCTTCAAGATTCTTCAATTCCATCCTCACAACCAtaacaattatataaaaaatctataaaaaaacaaacacaacATAACCATCAATATCACCATGCCTAGAAACAGAACAGCATGGTGCTATTCTTTCTTAGTTACACTATTAATCAAACTTAgcattatttcttctttttctcataAACTACCAACACCACCACCATTGCCAATTCTGCCACTCCCATCATATTCACAGTTAAAATGGCAACAAAGGGAGATCATAATGTTCCTCCACTTTGGAGTCAACACATTCACAGATAGAGAATGGGGAACAGGCCATGAAAACCCTGCAGTATTCAACCCTTCTGGACTCAACACAAAACAATGGGCCAAGGTGGCAGCAGAGGCAGGAATCTCATTGATGATACTAACTGCAAAGCACCATGATGGCTTCTGCCTCTGGCCTTCAAAGTACACTGACCATTCTGTCATTAACAGTCCCTGGAAATCTGGCAATGGTGATGTGGTTCAAGAATTTGTTGATGCTGCCACACTGCAAGGAATCGATGTAGGGATCTATCTTTCGCCGTGGGATAGACACGAGCCGCGCTACGGCCATGATGTTGCCTACAATGAATACTACTTGGCTCAACTGCAAGAGTTGCTCAACAAGTTGGTTCTCATTCTCTTCCAtactctattttgattttgagttttgactATACTTTGTTTGTTTGATGGATTCAATTTTTAAGCTTAATGTTATGCATTGCAACGATTTTTGATTGGTAGGTACAAAAATGTTAGAGAAATATGGTTTGATGGAGCAAAGGATCCAAAGTCACAGAATGTGTCATATTATTTCTCAGATTGGTTCTCAATGGTGAAGGAGTTGCAGAGTTCCATCAATATCTTCTCTGATGCTGGTCCTGATGTTAGGTGGGTGGGAGATGAAACAGGAAGTGCTGACTACACTTGTTGGTCTACCATTAACCGAACTTCTCTATCAATTGGAGCCCCAAACATCTCTCAGTAAGTTTTCCTTTTAAGCTAAGCTAAGTAGTAAATAACTTGTATGATATGATAAGGTATGAAAGGTGAAGCATGAGTGCTAGCTTTTCCATAATAATGTGCACTTTCTCTCAAAAAAGGCAAAAACAATAATGGAGCTGCATTACTTGTGAGCCTTGCTCGTGTTTCTGtctcaatcaacaataaaaatatgaCAATGCTTCCAAATTTTCCAAAGCATGAATGGTGCG encodes the following:
- the LOC107466981 gene encoding alpha-L-fucosidase 1 — protein: MPRNRTAWCYSFLVTLLIKLSIISSFSHKLPTPPPLPILPLPSYSQLKWQQREIIMFLHFGVNTFTDREWGTGHENPAVFNPSGLNTKQWAKVAAEAGISLMILTAKHHDGFCLWPSKYTDHSVINSPWKSGNGDVVQEFVDAATLQGIDVGIYLSPWDRHEPRYGHDVAYNEYYLAQLQELLNKYKNVREIWFDGAKDPKSQNVSYYFSDWFSMVKELQSSINIFSDAGPDVRWVGDETGSADYTCWSTINRTSLSIGAPNISQYLSTGDPRGTDWLPAECDVSIRPGWFWHKSESPKRLSELLDIYYNSVGRNCVLLLNVPPNTTGLVSDDDAHRLKEFRIAINTIFNKNLAEDFYIKVSSQRSAEFGPEKLLDKDHLWSYWAPSADDGEKDHWIEIWTNDGGLRFNVIRVQEAIGLGQRIQRHEIYVDGKLMIQGTTVGYKRLHRLDVDVVQARLVRIKITKARGLPLISSIGLHFDPYWHSKFTAN